The following are encoded in a window of Nomia melanderi isolate GNS246 chromosome 6, iyNomMela1, whole genome shotgun sequence genomic DNA:
- the whd gene encoding carnitine O-palmitoyltransferase whd isoform X1 encodes MAEAHAAVAFSFSITHEGWDVNFDKEVLHLVWQSGVRSWKKRLFKFLNNLKSGVYPASLQSLWFTVILVTTIHFLGYRVPYDLVGKTVPYLSGSSILTHLAGSFAVGLLLWLVMIYVMRYTLKLLLMYKGWMYESREKGTKLSNFTRAWTSLVKLFISWHKPMLYSFQGSLPRLPLPSVEDTMKRYLRSVRPLLDDENYARMETLAKEFQKGIGVKLQRYLILKSWWATNYVSDWWEEYVYLRGRSPIMVNSNFYGIDAILMHPTSVQAARAAGVIYSCLQYRRLIERQELEPILIQGLVPLCSWQYERLFNTTRLPGRETDKLVHYQDSKHIVVYHKGRYFKVPIYHKNRILQACEIEIQMQQILDDQSEPLVGEEKLAALTAGERTTWAQAREEYFGKGVNKMSLDLIEKAAFVVVLDDVPYIYDPANPDKLDQYGRILLHGKGYDRWFDKSFTLCIGTNGRTGFNAEHSWADAAVMSHLWEYVMSQDLNKQADAPIMGALWEYVIGNEVNMGYTEDGHNKGKPEFIPPSPTRLQWDLTPNCINVIEESCQVAQNLLSDVELRIYVHDAYGKGFMKVNSMSPDAYIQMALQLAYFRDSNKFNLTYEASMTRLFREGRTETVRPCTIESTEWVKTMHDEDATVEQKYKLLMAAAKQHQKGYQDAMSGKGIDRHLFCLYVVSKYLEVDSPFLKEVLSEPWKLSTSQTPHGQTSLIDLKKNPNCISAGGGFGPVADDGYGVSYIIAGENLIFFHISCKLSSPQTNAARFAKQIERALADIKNLFIERQKLQQAKKNGSV; translated from the exons ATGGCGGAAGCTCATGCAGCTGTAGCATTTAGTTTCTCTATTACTCATGAAGGATGGGATGTAAATTTTGATAAAGAAGTTCTACATTTAGTATGGCAATCGGGTGTTCGTTCTTGGAAAAAAAGACTGTTCAAATTTCTT AACAACTTGAAGAGTGGTGTATATCCTGCATCCTTGCAAAGCTTATGGTTTACTGTAATTTTGGTAACTACAATACATTTCTTGGGTTACAGGGTACCTTATGACCTTGTTGGGAAAACTGTACCCTATCTTTCAGG GTCTTCAATACTGACACATTTGGCAGGATCATTTGCTGTTGGACTTCTTTTATGGTTGGTAATGATATATGTGATGAGGTacactttaaaattattacttatgTACAAAGGATGGATGTACGAATcaagagaaaaaggaacaaaactttcaaatttcactAGAGCATGGACCTCATTagtcaaattattcatttcatggCACAAGCCAATGTTGTATAGTTTTCAAGGATCTCTACCGCGACTACCATTACCATCAGTAGAAGATACTATGAAACGG TATCTTCGAAGCGTGCGACCTTTATTGGATGATGAAAATTATGCTCGAATGGAGACATTGgctaaagaatttcaaaaaggcaTTGGCGTGAAACTTCAACGTTATCTAATTCTGAAGTCCTGGTGGGCTACTAATTACGTTTCTGATTGGTGGGAAGAATATGTTTATCTACGAGGACGATCTCCCATTATGGTGAATTCAAACTTCTATGGCATTGATGCTATTCTTATGCATCCTACTAGTGTACAAGCTGCTCGTGCTGCAGGCGTTATTTATTCATGTTTACAATACAGACGTCTTATTGAACGGCAAGAATTGGAACCG ATATTAATTCAAGGTTTAGTGCCTTTATGTTCATGGCAGTATGAAAGATTATTTAATACTACGCGACTACCGGGACGTGAAACAGACAAACTTGTTCATTACCAGGATTCAAAGCACATTGTAGTATATCATAAGGGCAGATACTTCAAAGTTCCTATTTATCATAAAAATCGAATTCTTCAAGCTTGTGAAATCGAAAT TCAGATGCAGCAAATTTTAGATGATCAGTCTGAACCATTAGTAGGCGAAGAAAAATTGGCTGCATTAACTGCTGGTGAAAGAACAACTTGGGCGCAAGCTAGAGAAGAATATTTTGGGAAAGGAGTAAATAAAATGTCCTTAGATCTCATCGAGAAAGCAGCATTTGTAGTAGTTTTGGATGATGTACCATATATATATGATCCA GCAAATCCAGACAAATTGGATCAATATGGACGGATTCTACTACACGGTAAAGGATATGATAGATGGTTCGATAAGTCTTTTACTTTATGCATCGGTACGAATGGCAga ACTGGTTTCAATGCTGAACATTCTTG GGCAGATGCAGCAGTGATGTCACATTTGTGGGAGTACGTCATGTCTCAGGATCTCAACAAACA GGCTGATGCACCTATAATGGGAGCTCTATGGGAATATGTAATCGGTAATGAGGTGAACATGGg atatacaGAAGATGGGCATAACAAAGGTAAACCAGAATTTATACCTCCATCGCCGACGCGACTTCAGTGGGACTTAACTCCAAACTGCATAAATGTTATCGAAGAGTCATGTCAG gTTGCCCAAAATTTATTAAGTGATGTTGAGCTACGTATTTATGTGCATGATGCATATGGCAAAGGATTTATGAAAGTTAACTCAATGTCACCTGATGCATACATACAAATGGCACTTCAATTGGCATATTTCCGTgattctaataaatttaatttaacttatgAAGCTTCCATGACTAGATTATTCCGTGAAGGAAGAACGGAAACCGTGAGGCCATGTACAATTGAATCTACTGAATGGGTGAAAACAATGCACGATGAAGATGCAACA GTAGAACAAAAGTACAAATTATTGATGGCTGCAGCAAAGCAACATCAAAAAGGTTATCAAGATGCTATGTCTGGTAAAGGAATAGATAGACATCTATTTTGTTTATATGTAGTATCGAAATATTTAGAAGTGGATTCACCTTTCTTGAAG GAGGTTTTAAGTGAACCATGGAAATTATCCACTTCGCAGACACCACATGGTCAAACGTCACTAATAGATTTGAAGAAGAATCCAAATTGTATTTCTGCAGGCGGTGGTTTTGGTCCTGTGGCTGATGATGGTTATGGTGTATCCTACATCATTGCTGGAGAAAATCTTATATTCTTTCATATCTCTTGCAAACTTAGCTCCCCACAAACT aATGCTGCACGGTTTGCAAAACAAATAGAAAGAGCACTAGCTGATATAAAGAACTTATTCATTGAAAGACAGAAGTTGCAACAAGCTAAAAAGAATGGATCTGTGTAA
- the whd gene encoding carnitine O-palmitoyltransferase whd isoform X3 gives MAEAHAAVAFSFSITHEGWDVNFDKEVLHLVWQSGVRSWKKRLFKFLNNLKSGVYPASLQSLWFTVILVTTIHFLGYRVPYDLVGKTVPYLSGSSILTHLAGSFAVGLLLWLVMIYVMRYTLKLLLMYKGWMYESREKGTKLSNFTRAWTSLVKLFISWHKPMLYSFQGSLPRLPLPSVEDTMKRYLRSVRPLLDDENYARMETLAKEFQKGIGVKLQRYLILKSWWATNYVSDWWEEYVYLRGRSPIMVNSNFYGIDAILMHPTSVQAARAAGVIYSCLQYRRLIERQELEPILIQGLVPLCSWQYERLFNTTRLPGRETDKLVHYQDSKHIVVYHKGRYFKVPIYHKNRILQACEIEIQMQQILDDQSEPLVGEEKLAALTAGERTTWAQAREEYFGKGVNKMSLDLIEKAAFVVVLDDVPYIYDPANPDKLDQYGRILLHGKGYDRWFDKSFTLCIGTNGRTGFNAEHSWADAAVMSHLWEYVMSQDLNKQYTEDGHNKGKPEFIPPSPTRLQWDLTPNCINVIEESCQVAQNLLSDVELRIYVHDAYGKGFMKVNSMSPDAYIQMALQLAYFRDSNKFNLTYEASMTRLFREGRTETVRPCTIESTEWVKTMHDEDATVEQKYKLLMAAAKQHQKGYQDAMSGKGIDRHLFCLYVVSKYLEVDSPFLKEVLSEPWKLSTSQTPHGQTSLIDLKKNPNCISAGGGFGPVADDGYGVSYIIAGENLIFFHISCKLSSPQTNAARFAKQIERALADIKNLFIERQKLQQAKKNGSV, from the exons ATGGCGGAAGCTCATGCAGCTGTAGCATTTAGTTTCTCTATTACTCATGAAGGATGGGATGTAAATTTTGATAAAGAAGTTCTACATTTAGTATGGCAATCGGGTGTTCGTTCTTGGAAAAAAAGACTGTTCAAATTTCTT AACAACTTGAAGAGTGGTGTATATCCTGCATCCTTGCAAAGCTTATGGTTTACTGTAATTTTGGTAACTACAATACATTTCTTGGGTTACAGGGTACCTTATGACCTTGTTGGGAAAACTGTACCCTATCTTTCAGG GTCTTCAATACTGACACATTTGGCAGGATCATTTGCTGTTGGACTTCTTTTATGGTTGGTAATGATATATGTGATGAGGTacactttaaaattattacttatgTACAAAGGATGGATGTACGAATcaagagaaaaaggaacaaaactttcaaatttcactAGAGCATGGACCTCATTagtcaaattattcatttcatggCACAAGCCAATGTTGTATAGTTTTCAAGGATCTCTACCGCGACTACCATTACCATCAGTAGAAGATACTATGAAACGG TATCTTCGAAGCGTGCGACCTTTATTGGATGATGAAAATTATGCTCGAATGGAGACATTGgctaaagaatttcaaaaaggcaTTGGCGTGAAACTTCAACGTTATCTAATTCTGAAGTCCTGGTGGGCTACTAATTACGTTTCTGATTGGTGGGAAGAATATGTTTATCTACGAGGACGATCTCCCATTATGGTGAATTCAAACTTCTATGGCATTGATGCTATTCTTATGCATCCTACTAGTGTACAAGCTGCTCGTGCTGCAGGCGTTATTTATTCATGTTTACAATACAGACGTCTTATTGAACGGCAAGAATTGGAACCG ATATTAATTCAAGGTTTAGTGCCTTTATGTTCATGGCAGTATGAAAGATTATTTAATACTACGCGACTACCGGGACGTGAAACAGACAAACTTGTTCATTACCAGGATTCAAAGCACATTGTAGTATATCATAAGGGCAGATACTTCAAAGTTCCTATTTATCATAAAAATCGAATTCTTCAAGCTTGTGAAATCGAAAT TCAGATGCAGCAAATTTTAGATGATCAGTCTGAACCATTAGTAGGCGAAGAAAAATTGGCTGCATTAACTGCTGGTGAAAGAACAACTTGGGCGCAAGCTAGAGAAGAATATTTTGGGAAAGGAGTAAATAAAATGTCCTTAGATCTCATCGAGAAAGCAGCATTTGTAGTAGTTTTGGATGATGTACCATATATATATGATCCA GCAAATCCAGACAAATTGGATCAATATGGACGGATTCTACTACACGGTAAAGGATATGATAGATGGTTCGATAAGTCTTTTACTTTATGCATCGGTACGAATGGCAga ACTGGTTTCAATGCTGAACATTCTTG GGCAGATGCAGCAGTGATGTCACATTTGTGGGAGTACGTCATGTCTCAGGATCTCAACAAACA atatacaGAAGATGGGCATAACAAAGGTAAACCAGAATTTATACCTCCATCGCCGACGCGACTTCAGTGGGACTTAACTCCAAACTGCATAAATGTTATCGAAGAGTCATGTCAG gTTGCCCAAAATTTATTAAGTGATGTTGAGCTACGTATTTATGTGCATGATGCATATGGCAAAGGATTTATGAAAGTTAACTCAATGTCACCTGATGCATACATACAAATGGCACTTCAATTGGCATATTTCCGTgattctaataaatttaatttaacttatgAAGCTTCCATGACTAGATTATTCCGTGAAGGAAGAACGGAAACCGTGAGGCCATGTACAATTGAATCTACTGAATGGGTGAAAACAATGCACGATGAAGATGCAACA GTAGAACAAAAGTACAAATTATTGATGGCTGCAGCAAAGCAACATCAAAAAGGTTATCAAGATGCTATGTCTGGTAAAGGAATAGATAGACATCTATTTTGTTTATATGTAGTATCGAAATATTTAGAAGTGGATTCACCTTTCTTGAAG GAGGTTTTAAGTGAACCATGGAAATTATCCACTTCGCAGACACCACATGGTCAAACGTCACTAATAGATTTGAAGAAGAATCCAAATTGTATTTCTGCAGGCGGTGGTTTTGGTCCTGTGGCTGATGATGGTTATGGTGTATCCTACATCATTGCTGGAGAAAATCTTATATTCTTTCATATCTCTTGCAAACTTAGCTCCCCACAAACT aATGCTGCACGGTTTGCAAAACAAATAGAAAGAGCACTAGCTGATATAAAGAACTTATTCATTGAAAGACAGAAGTTGCAACAAGCTAAAAAGAATGGATCTGTGTAA
- the whd gene encoding carnitine O-palmitoyltransferase whd isoform X2, translating to MAEAHAAVAFSFSITHEGWDVNFDKEVLHLVWQSGVRSWKKRLFKFLNNLKSGVYPASLQSLWFTVILVTTIHFLGYRVPYDLVGKTVPYLSGSSILTHLAGSFAVGLLLWLVMIYVMRYTLKLLLMYKGWMYESREKGTKLSNFTRAWTSLVKLFISWHKPMLYSFQGSLPRLPLPSVEDTMKRYLRSVRPLLDDENYARMETLAKEFQKGIGVKLQRYLILKSWWATNYVSDWWEEYVYLRGRSPIMVNSNFYGIDAILMHPTSVQAARAAGVIYSCLQYRRLIERQELEPILIQGLVPLCSWQYERLFNTTRLPGRETDKLVHYQDSKHIVVYHKGRYFKVPIYHKNRILQACEIEIQMQQILDDQSEPLVGEEKLAALTAGERTTWAQAREEYFGKGVNKMSLDLIEKAAFVVVLDDVPYIYDPANPDKLDQYGRILLHGKGYDRWFDKSFTLCIGTNGRTGFNAEHSWADAPIMGALWEYVIGNEVNMGYTEDGHNKGKPEFIPPSPTRLQWDLTPNCINVIEESCQVAQNLLSDVELRIYVHDAYGKGFMKVNSMSPDAYIQMALQLAYFRDSNKFNLTYEASMTRLFREGRTETVRPCTIESTEWVKTMHDEDATVEQKYKLLMAAAKQHQKGYQDAMSGKGIDRHLFCLYVVSKYLEVDSPFLKEVLSEPWKLSTSQTPHGQTSLIDLKKNPNCISAGGGFGPVADDGYGVSYIIAGENLIFFHISCKLSSPQTNAARFAKQIERALADIKNLFIERQKLQQAKKNGSV from the exons ATGGCGGAAGCTCATGCAGCTGTAGCATTTAGTTTCTCTATTACTCATGAAGGATGGGATGTAAATTTTGATAAAGAAGTTCTACATTTAGTATGGCAATCGGGTGTTCGTTCTTGGAAAAAAAGACTGTTCAAATTTCTT AACAACTTGAAGAGTGGTGTATATCCTGCATCCTTGCAAAGCTTATGGTTTACTGTAATTTTGGTAACTACAATACATTTCTTGGGTTACAGGGTACCTTATGACCTTGTTGGGAAAACTGTACCCTATCTTTCAGG GTCTTCAATACTGACACATTTGGCAGGATCATTTGCTGTTGGACTTCTTTTATGGTTGGTAATGATATATGTGATGAGGTacactttaaaattattacttatgTACAAAGGATGGATGTACGAATcaagagaaaaaggaacaaaactttcaaatttcactAGAGCATGGACCTCATTagtcaaattattcatttcatggCACAAGCCAATGTTGTATAGTTTTCAAGGATCTCTACCGCGACTACCATTACCATCAGTAGAAGATACTATGAAACGG TATCTTCGAAGCGTGCGACCTTTATTGGATGATGAAAATTATGCTCGAATGGAGACATTGgctaaagaatttcaaaaaggcaTTGGCGTGAAACTTCAACGTTATCTAATTCTGAAGTCCTGGTGGGCTACTAATTACGTTTCTGATTGGTGGGAAGAATATGTTTATCTACGAGGACGATCTCCCATTATGGTGAATTCAAACTTCTATGGCATTGATGCTATTCTTATGCATCCTACTAGTGTACAAGCTGCTCGTGCTGCAGGCGTTATTTATTCATGTTTACAATACAGACGTCTTATTGAACGGCAAGAATTGGAACCG ATATTAATTCAAGGTTTAGTGCCTTTATGTTCATGGCAGTATGAAAGATTATTTAATACTACGCGACTACCGGGACGTGAAACAGACAAACTTGTTCATTACCAGGATTCAAAGCACATTGTAGTATATCATAAGGGCAGATACTTCAAAGTTCCTATTTATCATAAAAATCGAATTCTTCAAGCTTGTGAAATCGAAAT TCAGATGCAGCAAATTTTAGATGATCAGTCTGAACCATTAGTAGGCGAAGAAAAATTGGCTGCATTAACTGCTGGTGAAAGAACAACTTGGGCGCAAGCTAGAGAAGAATATTTTGGGAAAGGAGTAAATAAAATGTCCTTAGATCTCATCGAGAAAGCAGCATTTGTAGTAGTTTTGGATGATGTACCATATATATATGATCCA GCAAATCCAGACAAATTGGATCAATATGGACGGATTCTACTACACGGTAAAGGATATGATAGATGGTTCGATAAGTCTTTTACTTTATGCATCGGTACGAATGGCAga ACTGGTTTCAATGCTGAACATTCTTG GGCTGATGCACCTATAATGGGAGCTCTATGGGAATATGTAATCGGTAATGAGGTGAACATGGg atatacaGAAGATGGGCATAACAAAGGTAAACCAGAATTTATACCTCCATCGCCGACGCGACTTCAGTGGGACTTAACTCCAAACTGCATAAATGTTATCGAAGAGTCATGTCAG gTTGCCCAAAATTTATTAAGTGATGTTGAGCTACGTATTTATGTGCATGATGCATATGGCAAAGGATTTATGAAAGTTAACTCAATGTCACCTGATGCATACATACAAATGGCACTTCAATTGGCATATTTCCGTgattctaataaatttaatttaacttatgAAGCTTCCATGACTAGATTATTCCGTGAAGGAAGAACGGAAACCGTGAGGCCATGTACAATTGAATCTACTGAATGGGTGAAAACAATGCACGATGAAGATGCAACA GTAGAACAAAAGTACAAATTATTGATGGCTGCAGCAAAGCAACATCAAAAAGGTTATCAAGATGCTATGTCTGGTAAAGGAATAGATAGACATCTATTTTGTTTATATGTAGTATCGAAATATTTAGAAGTGGATTCACCTTTCTTGAAG GAGGTTTTAAGTGAACCATGGAAATTATCCACTTCGCAGACACCACATGGTCAAACGTCACTAATAGATTTGAAGAAGAATCCAAATTGTATTTCTGCAGGCGGTGGTTTTGGTCCTGTGGCTGATGATGGTTATGGTGTATCCTACATCATTGCTGGAGAAAATCTTATATTCTTTCATATCTCTTGCAAACTTAGCTCCCCACAAACT aATGCTGCACGGTTTGCAAAACAAATAGAAAGAGCACTAGCTGATATAAAGAACTTATTCATTGAAAGACAGAAGTTGCAACAAGCTAAAAAGAATGGATCTGTGTAA